A portion of the Paenibacillus marchantiae genome contains these proteins:
- the yihA gene encoding ribosome biogenesis GTP-binding protein YihA/YsxC has protein sequence MKVNQSEFIISAVRPEQYPEDGLPEIALAGRSNVGKSSLINRLINRKNLARTSSTPGKTQQLNYYKINQDLYFVDFPGYGYAKVSKEQRFAWGKMMEKYLLGREELKLVMQMVDMRHEPSKDDMMMNEWLRHHGLPLVVVATKMDKIPKTRRAKHIKVIKEALDLRPGDLFVPFSSEEGLGKEELWEIITRFAGIGQASAEEESQAEENHADHEING, from the coding sequence ATGAAAGTAAATCAATCCGAATTTATTATCAGTGCCGTTCGGCCTGAACAATACCCCGAGGACGGCCTGCCCGAGATTGCCTTGGCGGGACGATCAAATGTAGGGAAATCATCTTTGATCAACCGTTTGATTAATCGTAAAAACTTGGCACGGACGAGTTCTACCCCTGGTAAGACACAGCAACTGAACTATTATAAGATCAATCAGGATCTCTACTTCGTCGATTTCCCGGGATATGGCTACGCTAAAGTTTCCAAAGAGCAACGCTTTGCCTGGGGCAAAATGATGGAGAAGTACTTGTTGGGACGCGAAGAATTGAAACTGGTCATGCAGATGGTGGATATGAGACATGAACCGTCCAAGGATGACATGATGATGAATGAGTGGCTCCGCCATCATGGCTTGCCTCTGGTAGTTGTTGCGACGAAGATGGACAAGATTCCAAAAACGCGTAGAGCCAAACATATTAAAGTCATCAAGGAAGCTTTGGATCTTCGCCCGGGTGATCTGTTTGTACCGTTTTCATCGGAAGAAGGTTTAGGAAAAGAAGAATTATGGGAGATCATTACCCGCTTTGCCGGAATCGGTCAAGCTTCAGCGGAAGAAGAGTCACAGGCTGAGGAAAATCACGCAGACCACGAAATTAACGGATAA
- the ispG gene encoding flavodoxin-dependent (E)-4-hydroxy-3-methylbut-2-enyl-diphosphate synthase, which produces MFLRQDTRPVKVGNLTIGGSNEVIIQSMCTTKTADVEATVAEILRLEEAGCQVVRVTVNNEEAAAAIKEIKKRINIPLVADIHFNYKLALLAIENGIDKVRINPGNIGKRSKVEEVVKACKEKGIPIRIGVNAGSLENHLLEKYGYPTADAMVESALYHIGILEELDFHDIIVSLKASDVPMAIEAYSKAAEIIKYPLHLGITEAGTLFSGTIKSSAGMGALLSMGIGSTMRISLSADPVEEIKVARDLLKTFGLISNAATLISCPTCGRLDIDLFSIANEVEEYISKLKVPIKVSVLGCAVNGPGEAKEADIGIAGARGEGLLFRHGKMIRKVPEEIMVEELKKEIDKIVESYEATGVIPGRSH; this is translated from the coding sequence ATGTTTTTAAGACAAGATACACGACCCGTAAAAGTGGGTAACTTAACGATTGGTGGCAGCAACGAAGTCATCATCCAGAGCATGTGTACAACGAAAACGGCAGACGTTGAGGCAACCGTGGCAGAGATTTTGCGTTTGGAAGAAGCAGGCTGCCAAGTGGTGCGTGTAACGGTGAACAATGAGGAAGCTGCAGCAGCCATCAAGGAAATCAAAAAACGGATTAATATTCCGCTCGTAGCGGATATCCATTTTAATTATAAACTGGCGCTCCTTGCGATTGAGAATGGCATCGATAAAGTACGGATTAATCCCGGCAATATCGGTAAACGTTCCAAAGTAGAGGAAGTCGTCAAAGCTTGTAAAGAGAAGGGTATTCCGATTCGGATCGGGGTAAACGCAGGTTCTCTGGAGAACCATTTGCTCGAAAAATATGGTTATCCAACAGCTGATGCTATGGTAGAAAGTGCACTTTATCACATTGGCATTCTAGAAGAATTGGATTTTCACGATATTATCGTGTCTCTCAAAGCATCGGATGTGCCGATGGCGATTGAGGCTTATTCCAAAGCGGCTGAGATCATCAAGTATCCGTTGCATTTGGGCATTACCGAGGCGGGTACATTGTTCTCTGGTACAATCAAAAGTTCTGCCGGTATGGGTGCCTTGTTATCCATGGGCATTGGTTCGACGATGCGGATATCGCTTAGTGCGGACCCGGTTGAAGAGATTAAGGTTGCTCGTGACCTGCTCAAAACCTTTGGTCTGATTTCAAATGCAGCTACGCTGATTTCCTGTCCTACCTGTGGCCGTTTGGATATCGATCTGTTCTCCATTGCGAATGAAGTGGAAGAGTATATCTCCAAACTTAAGGTGCCGATCAAAGTATCGGTGCTGGGTTGTGCTGTTAACGGTCCGGGTGAAGCCAAGGAAGCGGATATCGGTATTGCCGGTGCACGCGGAGAAGGCTTGTTATTCCGTCATGGTAAAATGATCCGTAAAGTGCCAGAAGAGATCATGGTTGAGGAATTGAAAAAAGAGATTGACAAAATCGTGGAGTCTTATGAAGCGACAGGCGTTATTCCTGGCCGCTCGCACTGA
- the lonB gene encoding ATP-dependent protease LonB, whose amino-acid sequence MEFGMVIMMIQLFFGVVIGLYFWNLLRGQKTNRGAVERESRKELEKLRKLRSISLTKPLSEKTRPATINDIVGQKDGLRALKAALCSANPQHVIIYGPPGVGKTAAARVVLEEAKKNPSSPFKADAKFTELDATTARFDERGIADPLIGSVHDPIYQGAGAMGVAGIPQPKPGAVTKAHGGMLFIDEIGELHSIQMNKLLKVLEDRKVFLESAYYNSEDTHTPAYIHDIFQNGLPADFRLVGATTRSSHELPPALRSRCMEVYFRPLLPEEIGQIAEDAVQKIGFSPCPEAVDVVKRYATNGREAVNIIQLAAGLALTEKRETLQASDVEWVASSSQIQPRPDRKVPMRPQIGFVNGLAVYGPNMGTILEIEVSAVPTLRDQGRINITGVVDEEEIGGGSRTLRRKSMARGSVENVITVLKAMGIRPNDYDLHVNFPGGTPIDGPSAGIAMATAITSAIQGRPIDHETAMTGEISIHGRVKPIGGVLAKVEAAFQAGAKTVIIPAENWQSIFENLDGLRVIPVDTVEDVFREVFDWVPNEEQAKQINLAEETATPAPEIFPPASASYLRADLPRPGQVTDSGSC is encoded by the coding sequence ATGGAATTTGGTATGGTCATAATGATGATTCAGTTATTTTTTGGTGTGGTGATCGGTTTGTATTTCTGGAATTTACTTCGAGGGCAGAAAACGAATCGCGGTGCGGTGGAGCGTGAATCCCGCAAGGAACTGGAGAAGCTGCGGAAGTTGCGCTCCATTTCACTCACCAAGCCCCTGTCAGAGAAGACACGTCCGGCAACCATTAATGACATTGTAGGGCAAAAAGACGGACTTCGCGCCCTTAAAGCCGCGCTATGCAGTGCTAATCCACAGCATGTCATTATATATGGACCTCCAGGGGTAGGTAAAACAGCTGCTGCAAGGGTGGTTTTGGAAGAAGCCAAAAAGAATCCGTCATCTCCCTTCAAGGCCGATGCCAAATTCACGGAACTTGACGCCACGACGGCGCGTTTTGATGAACGGGGTATTGCTGACCCTTTGATTGGTTCAGTGCATGATCCGATCTATCAGGGAGCAGGAGCGATGGGCGTAGCAGGCATTCCACAGCCGAAACCCGGTGCCGTTACCAAAGCGCATGGAGGGATGCTTTTTATTGATGAGATCGGTGAACTGCATTCCATTCAGATGAATAAACTGCTGAAAGTATTGGAGGACCGCAAGGTGTTTTTGGAAAGTGCGTACTATAACTCGGAAGACACGCATACTCCTGCTTATATCCACGATATTTTTCAAAATGGTCTGCCAGCCGATTTTCGTCTTGTCGGAGCGACGACTCGATCGTCCCATGAACTGCCTCCAGCCTTGCGCTCGCGGTGCATGGAGGTCTATTTCCGTCCATTGCTGCCGGAAGAAATCGGGCAAATTGCGGAAGACGCTGTACAGAAAATCGGATTCAGTCCATGTCCAGAGGCAGTTGATGTGGTTAAGCGCTATGCAACCAATGGCCGTGAAGCGGTCAATATCATTCAACTCGCTGCTGGGCTGGCTTTGACTGAAAAACGTGAAACGCTGCAGGCGTCGGATGTGGAATGGGTCGCTAGCAGCAGCCAGATTCAGCCCCGGCCAGATCGCAAGGTGCCTATGCGGCCACAGATCGGTTTTGTGAATGGCTTGGCCGTATATGGACCGAATATGGGCACCATTCTGGAGATTGAAGTATCCGCTGTTCCGACTCTTCGAGATCAGGGACGAATTAACATCACGGGAGTTGTGGATGAAGAAGAGATTGGAGGCGGTTCGCGCACACTCCGGCGAAAAAGCATGGCTAGAGGCTCGGTTGAAAATGTGATAACCGTATTAAAGGCCATGGGCATTCGTCCTAACGACTATGATTTACACGTCAACTTCCCAGGTGGAACGCCAATTGATGGCCCATCTGCGGGGATTGCCATGGCGACAGCCATTACATCAGCCATCCAGGGGCGTCCGATTGACCATGAGACAGCGATGACTGGCGAGATCAGTATTCATGGCCGGGTAAAACCGATCGGCGGTGTACTCGCCAAAGTGGAGGCTGCATTCCAGGCGGGCGCCAAAACGGTCATTATTCCGGCAGAGAACTGGCAGTCCATCTTTGAAAATCTGGATGGCTTACGAGTTATCCCGGTCGATACCGTTGAAGACGTATTCCGAGAAGTATTTGACTGGGTGCCTAATGAGGAGCAAGCCAAACAAATCAACCTTGCGGAGGAGACAGCAACACCTGCACCGGAGATTTTCCCGCCGGCATCCGCATCCTATTTACGTGCTGACTTGCCCCGTCCAGGACAGGTTACAGATTCGGGAAGCTGCTAA
- the hemA gene encoding glutamyl-tRNA reductase, which translates to MHIVVVGLNYRTAPVEVRERFTFAEKDLSEALQQLKLTKSVLEGVIVATCNRTELYVVVDRLHMCGYFIRTFMEQWFNVPREEFTQHLYIYEDDQAMRHLFRVICGLDSMVIGETQILGQVKQAFFKAQEEKATGTWFNMLFKQAVTLGKRAHSETSIGESAVSVSYAAVELGKRIFGMFTDKKVLILGAGKMSELTVKHLYTNGASEVIVANRTLARAEELAAKFRGTPCTMEQALERLNEVDIVISSTGAERYVLDATVVRESMKRRQSRPLFLIDIAVPRDIDPAIGELSNVFLYDIDDLEGIVESNLEMRKVEAAKIEKMIELEMEDYYQWLKTLGVRPVIRALQEKGASIHEETMDSLFNKLPELDEHQRKVIRRLTKSIVNQMTTDPINRIKEMAGTKHGDEALRMFTQIFALEDAVEGAAEKVNQSDATALRKPDAVHLNDSRQDPVPAYAPAGV; encoded by the coding sequence ATGCACATCGTTGTCGTTGGTTTGAATTATCGCACGGCGCCTGTAGAGGTTAGGGAACGATTCACATTTGCAGAAAAGGACTTGTCTGAAGCGCTGCAGCAGCTCAAGCTGACCAAGAGTGTATTGGAAGGTGTAATCGTAGCCACATGTAACCGTACCGAGTTGTATGTTGTGGTAGACCGTCTTCACATGTGTGGTTATTTTATTCGGACGTTCATGGAACAATGGTTTAATGTTCCGCGGGAAGAATTTACGCAACACTTATATATATATGAAGATGATCAAGCCATGCGCCATTTGTTCCGTGTCATTTGTGGGCTGGATTCCATGGTTATTGGTGAGACTCAGATTCTTGGACAGGTGAAACAGGCTTTCTTCAAAGCACAGGAAGAGAAAGCTACTGGGACCTGGTTTAACATGCTGTTCAAACAGGCTGTTACATTGGGCAAACGGGCACATTCGGAGACTTCGATCGGAGAGAGTGCGGTATCTGTTAGTTATGCTGCTGTAGAACTAGGCAAGCGTATCTTTGGTATGTTCACGGATAAGAAGGTGCTGATTCTGGGTGCCGGCAAAATGAGTGAACTTACAGTAAAACATCTGTATACCAATGGAGCCTCCGAAGTCATTGTGGCGAATCGGACACTTGCGCGAGCTGAGGAATTGGCAGCGAAGTTTCGGGGGACCCCTTGTACGATGGAACAGGCACTAGAGCGACTGAACGAGGTTGATATTGTCATTAGTTCGACGGGGGCCGAAAGATATGTACTGGATGCCACTGTGGTTCGAGAGAGCATGAAGCGTCGTCAATCGCGTCCACTGTTCCTGATTGATATTGCTGTTCCGCGGGATATCGATCCGGCGATCGGCGAGTTATCCAATGTATTCCTTTATGATATTGATGATTTGGAAGGAATCGTGGAGAGCAATCTGGAGATGCGTAAGGTGGAAGCTGCCAAGATCGAGAAAATGATTGAACTTGAGATGGAAGATTATTATCAATGGCTCAAAACCTTGGGCGTTCGTCCTGTCATTCGGGCATTGCAGGAAAAAGGTGCTTCCATTCATGAAGAAACGATGGATAGTCTGTTTAATAAATTGCCTGAACTGGATGAACATCAGCGTAAAGTTATCCGCCGTCTGACGAAAAGCATCGTGAATCAAATGACGACAGATCCGATTAACCGGATTAAGGAAATGGCTGGTACCAAGCATGGTGATGAAGCGCTGCGCATGTTTACTCAGATCTTTGCTCTGGAGGATGCCGTAGAGGGGGCCGCTGAGAAAGTAAATCAGAGCGATGCCACGGCTCTGCGCAAACCGGATGCCGTTCATCTTAACGATTCCCGGCAAGACCCCGTGCCGGCTTATGCTCCGGCAGGCGTATAA
- the ccsA gene encoding cytochrome c biogenesis protein CcsA: protein MTLAEQIYEALIYMYALSLLFYFSDCIRRNAGAKRTGTGFLVVVWALQVFHVILRMLTEGHFPIYTTFDFLFIFSFSIVLMSLVMTRIQRSEFVILLLNVVGFSVTVLNRLWFTAGEISLHNWQTVHGLLIMHITLANLGFAALTVGAVFAMLYLFLHRKLKNKKWNDTVRRLPSLEVIGKYMDGATLIGTPLLGVSIMLAVLSIVAETRWSLLLDLKVIATGLAIAIYVGYFVFKRRKQFSTVIMARWTLIGYGFVIISFLSNAYSAFHRWTGE, encoded by the coding sequence TTGACCCTAGCTGAACAAATCTATGAAGCTTTAATCTATATGTATGCCCTGAGCCTACTGTTCTATTTCTCGGACTGCATTCGACGCAATGCGGGGGCGAAGCGGACAGGCACAGGGTTTCTTGTTGTTGTATGGGCACTTCAGGTGTTCCATGTCATTTTACGTATGTTAACCGAAGGGCATTTTCCAATCTACACAACGTTTGATTTTTTGTTTATATTTTCATTTAGCATCGTACTAATGTCTCTAGTGATGACTCGTATTCAACGTTCCGAATTTGTCATTTTGTTGCTGAACGTGGTTGGTTTCTCGGTTACAGTGTTGAACCGGTTGTGGTTTACAGCAGGTGAGATATCTCTGCATAACTGGCAGACAGTGCATGGATTGCTTATTATGCATATCACCTTGGCCAATCTTGGTTTTGCGGCTTTGACGGTGGGTGCTGTATTTGCCATGTTATATCTGTTTTTGCACCGCAAGCTGAAGAATAAGAAATGGAATGATACCGTACGTCGTCTGCCGAGTCTCGAAGTGATCGGCAAATATATGGATGGGGCTACACTGATTGGCACACCTCTCCTTGGTGTTTCTATCATGCTCGCGGTATTGTCCATTGTAGCCGAAACGCGCTGGAGCCTGCTCTTGGATCTCAAGGTTATTGCAACGGGGCTTGCCATAGCGATCTATGTGGGGTACTTCGTCTTTAAGAGAAGAAAACAGTTCTCCACAGTTATTATGGCGAGATGGACGCTGATCGGATACGGCTTTGTCATTATCAGTTTTTTATCCAATGCGTATTCAGCGTTTCATCGTTGGACGGGAGAGTGA
- the lon gene encoding endopeptidase La produces the protein MGPSKAKGRRFPLLPLRGLLVYPSMVLHLDVGREKSVKALEKAMVEEHLILLCSQAEVNIEEPTQEDIFRIGTVAKVRQMLKLPNGTIRVLVEGLERAEIIEYTDNEEYYEVLAQELPEEENSHPETDALMRTVLNQFENYINLSKKVTPETLAAVSDIEEPGRLADVITSHLSLKIKDKQEILETIDVRERLEKLLDILNNEREVLELERKISQRVKKQMEKTQKEYYLREQMKAIQKELGEKEGRAGEVEELRNQMEALGLPDKVKEKVEKEIDRLEKMPSSSAEGGVIRNYVDWLLGLPWTQLTADDLDIQKAEDVLNADHYGLEKPKERVLEYLAVQKLVKKLKGPILCLVGPPGVGKTSLARSIARSLGREFVRISLGGVRDEAEIRGHRRTYVGAMPGRIIQGMKTAGSLNPVFLLDEIDKMASDFRGDPSAALLEVLDPEQNNTFSDHFVELPFDLSNVMFITTANTVHNIPRPLLDRMEMLNIPGYTELEKLQIAKNYLLPKQKQDHGLEEDQLNIGDDSMLRVIREYTRESGVRNLEQQMASLCRKAAKNIVSGVEGQINITADEVKDYLGPGKFRYGMAELEDQIGTVTGLAWTEVGGDTLVIEVTVVPGTGKLTLTGKLGDVMKESAQAAFSYTRSKAAQLGIPSDFHEKNDIHIHVPEGAIPKDGPSAGITMATALISALTNKHVSKDIAMTGEITLRGRVLPIGGLKEKSLAAHRAGYKKILLPKDNERDLRDIPDSIKEDVEFVPVAHMDQVLQHALVEQAGIHL, from the coding sequence ATGGGACCGAGCAAAGCGAAAGGTCGTCGTTTTCCTTTACTGCCTTTAAGAGGACTTCTCGTCTACCCGAGTATGGTACTGCATCTCGATGTGGGCCGGGAGAAATCGGTCAAGGCTTTAGAAAAAGCGATGGTAGAAGAACATTTGATTCTCCTATGTTCCCAAGCCGAGGTAAATATTGAAGAACCAACACAAGAGGATATTTTCAGAATCGGAACGGTTGCCAAGGTCAGACAGATGCTGAAGCTTCCAAACGGGACGATTCGTGTACTTGTGGAAGGCTTGGAACGGGCTGAAATCATTGAATATACGGACAACGAGGAATACTATGAGGTTCTGGCACAAGAGCTTCCTGAAGAGGAGAACAGTCATCCGGAAACAGATGCGCTGATGCGTACAGTTCTGAACCAGTTCGAAAATTATATTAATCTGTCCAAAAAGGTTACACCTGAGACACTTGCGGCTGTGTCTGATATTGAAGAACCAGGTCGCTTGGCCGATGTCATCACCAGTCACCTGTCTTTGAAGATCAAGGACAAACAGGAGATTTTGGAGACCATCGACGTTCGTGAACGGCTGGAGAAGTTGCTGGACATCCTGAACAATGAGCGGGAAGTACTGGAGCTTGAACGCAAAATCAGCCAGCGCGTGAAGAAACAGATGGAGAAAACCCAGAAAGAGTACTATCTGCGTGAGCAGATGAAGGCGATTCAAAAAGAGCTGGGTGAGAAAGAAGGCCGTGCCGGGGAGGTTGAGGAACTCCGAAATCAAATGGAGGCTCTTGGCTTGCCGGACAAGGTGAAGGAAAAGGTTGAGAAAGAAATTGATCGGCTGGAGAAAATGCCATCAAGTTCTGCCGAAGGTGGCGTTATCCGCAACTATGTGGATTGGCTGCTGGGACTGCCTTGGACGCAGCTGACAGCTGACGATCTGGATATTCAAAAGGCTGAAGATGTGTTAAATGCAGATCACTACGGTTTGGAAAAACCGAAAGAACGTGTGCTTGAATATCTGGCTGTTCAGAAGCTGGTGAAAAAGCTTAAAGGACCGATCCTCTGTCTGGTTGGACCTCCAGGGGTCGGGAAAACGTCGCTTGCCCGCTCTATCGCCAGATCCCTTGGACGTGAATTCGTCAGAATATCGTTGGGTGGCGTGCGAGATGAAGCGGAAATTCGCGGTCATCGACGTACCTATGTGGGTGCAATGCCAGGTCGTATCATTCAGGGCATGAAGACAGCGGGTTCACTCAATCCGGTATTCCTGCTGGACGAGATCGATAAAATGGCTTCAGACTTCCGCGGAGACCCTTCCGCAGCGTTGCTCGAAGTACTTGATCCTGAACAGAACAACACATTCAGTGATCACTTTGTAGAGTTGCCGTTTGACTTATCTAACGTTATGTTTATTACAACTGCCAACACAGTGCATAACATTCCACGTCCGCTTTTGGACCGGATGGAGATGCTCAATATTCCGGGGTATACCGAGCTGGAGAAGCTGCAAATTGCCAAAAACTATTTGCTGCCGAAACAGAAACAGGATCATGGTCTGGAAGAAGATCAGCTGAATATCGGGGATGACAGCATGTTGCGTGTCATTCGTGAATATACACGAGAGTCCGGCGTGCGAAATCTGGAACAGCAGATGGCTTCGTTGTGTCGGAAAGCGGCCAAAAACATCGTGTCTGGTGTGGAAGGTCAGATTAACATTACAGCAGATGAAGTGAAGGATTACCTTGGTCCGGGTAAATTCCGCTATGGTATGGCCGAACTGGAAGATCAGATTGGTACTGTGACGGGATTGGCGTGGACTGAAGTGGGTGGAGATACCCTCGTGATCGAGGTTACCGTTGTACCTGGTACAGGCAAGCTGACGCTGACAGGTAAACTGGGCGATGTCATGAAGGAATCGGCTCAGGCGGCATTCAGCTACACCCGATCCAAAGCTGCACAGCTTGGTATTCCGTCTGACTTCCATGAGAAGAACGATATCCATATCCACGTTCCAGAAGGTGCCATTCCGAAGGATGGACCATCTGCTGGGATTACGATGGCGACTGCGTTGATCTCTGCTCTGACGAACAAACATGTCTCCAAGGACATTGCTATGACGGGCGAAATAACGCTTCGTGGCCGTGTGTTGCCGATCGGCGGACTTAAGGAAAAATCACTGGCGGCCCACCGTGCCGGTTACAAAAAAATATTATTGCCCAAGGATAACGAACGGGACCTGCGGGATATTCCGGACAGCATCAAAGAAGATGTGGAATTTGTTCCTGTAGCCCATATGGATCAGGTGCTGCAACATGCGCTTGTGGAACAGGCAGGAATACACCTGTAG